In Pseudophryne corroboree isolate aPseCor3 chromosome 7, aPseCor3.hap2, whole genome shotgun sequence, a single window of DNA contains:
- the LOC134944620 gene encoding uncharacterized protein LOC134944620 isoform X1: protein MMKIILFAIFLLVSLLTMGTQGRPIYPSEGSAEAPLAQASQSRSFNWHQVTLDWKTVGTNIGFIGLVILAGICLCCTAYFQTLKECLSNAFHRLIYGVVQDDIETLLQQHLPQRAHRYLELDDDDDDEDEEPRGKHHYHVKHEMGHHQRDHHQKHHVAERHNIVRNGRKDPRQMKKEQKPSIKKILKKPIQKLNVKKFVPKAPKIVQKLKVPKFIKKMRR from the exons ATGATGAAAATTATTCTTTTTGCTATTTTTCTCCTGGTGAGCTTGCTCACCATGGGGACCCAAGGCCGGCCTATATATCCATCTGAAG GCTCGGCAGAGGCGCCATTGGCGCAAGCTTCTCAATCGAGGAGCTTTAATTGGCATCAAG TTACACTGGATTGGAAAACCGTTGGTACCAACATCGGTTTCATTGGACTAGTGATACTTGCCGGAATATGCCTTTGCTGTACTGCATA cttccaaaCATTGAAGGAGTGTCTGAGTAATGCCTTCCACCGGCTGATTTACGGAGTAGTGCAAGATGACATCGAGACACTACTGCAGCAACATCTACCCCAGCGAG CACACAGATACCTGGAattggacgatgatgatgatgatgaagatgaagaaccCCGTGGAAAACATCACTACCATGTGAAACACGAGATGGGTCATCATCAGAGGGACCACCACCAGAAACACCATGTAGCGGAGCGTCATAACATTGTACGCAACGGGAGAAAGGACCCCAGGCAGATGAAGAAAGAACAAAAACCATCCATAAAGAAGATCTTAAAGAAGCCCATCCAGAAACTGAATGTTAAAAAATTTGTGCCGAAAGCGCCTAAGATCGTCCAGAAACTGAAGGTGCCCAAATTCATCAAAAAAATGAGGCGCTAA